GGAATATGGTGGATTTCCGGGATTATTACAGTATAATGAAAATGAATCCAAACAAAATTATTTAAAATCCACTTATGATTCAATAGTATTACATGATATACTTGAAAGAAGCAATATAAGAGATTTTGATTTATTGGAAAGATTATTAGATTTCCTTATAAGTAATACAGGACAAATGTATTCTGCTAATTCAATTTCAAAATATCTTAAGGAAGACAATAAGTACATTAAAGGTGAATCTAGTGATATATCTGTAAAAACTTTAATAAATTATAATGATAATATACAAAAATCTATGATTATATCAAAATGTAAACGAGAGGATATTATCGGAAAGAAAAAACTGAAATTTTTAGAAAAATATTATGTTGTAGACTTAGGCTTTTACACATTACTTAATGAAAATAAACGTAACTATGGTCAAATACTGGAAACAATTGTATATAATGAATTAAGAAGACGTGGCTATGCCGTAACTGTAGGTGAAGTAAATAATTTAGAAGTGGATTTTATTGCACGAAAATTTAAGAAAAAAATATACGTACAAGTATCAACAAGCCTTCAAGATGACAAAACACGTGAGAGAGAATTTAAACCCTTGAAGAAAATCAAAGATAATTTCCAAAAAT
This genomic stretch from Methanosphaera sp. ISO3-F5 harbors:
- a CDS encoding ATP-binding protein; the protein is MLKRHYYLDKIKRLMDTNEIKLITGVRRSGKTYFLKSIMEELKDRQIHDDNIIFISFESGQYRKVRIDTQLDEIVKSIIPQNNKKVYLLFDEIQRVSGWEESIASYLVDYNCDIYITGSNSKMLSGELATNLSGRYVTLELFPFSFKEIMEYNEKILEKKVTLELESKLFEEYMEYGGFPGLLQYNENESKQNYLKSTYDSIVLHDILERSNIRDFDLLERLLDFLISNTGQMYSANSISKYLKEDNKYIKGESSDISVKTLINYNDNIQKSMIISKCKREDIIGKKKLKFLEKYYVVDLGFYTLLNENKRNYGQILETIVYNELRRRGYAVTVGEVNNLEVDFIARKFKKKIYVQVSTSLQDDKTREREFKPLKKIKDNFQKYIISNDTFDFSEDGIIHLNIKEFLKKETF